A single genomic interval of Spinacia oleracea cultivar Varoflay chromosome 6, BTI_SOV_V1, whole genome shotgun sequence harbors:
- the LOC110785026 gene encoding protein FAR1-RELATED SEQUENCE 5-like: MAKYQQLSKVNCALFLFFMASAEVDMLSHVSSSSVTQSVGIIINEPSSSSIGTPRVFTSLSPGGTREWIPSCSEELKPIVGMNFKDPEEGLSFYKAYATASGFTSRKITTTRRKKTGVMAFQYVVCNKEGFKASRKPVVEAVEDKSDKARSTRRRMLTRVGCAQMCMKNINGSYVVTYFKEEHNHPLYTPGCAKFHKHGRKMSILHKKIIIDNSKVNIGPVKSFRIMKELTGSYDNVGASKQDFKKFQRDLKALIEGSDAQMFINNFQNKKLLWSAFFYDYELDEEDQLCRAFWADPICRKNYALFGDMVSFDTTFSTNRYNMIFGPFTGVDHHKKCITFAAALISNEDIVSFEWVFKTFVKAMGGNEPLCLITDEDPAMKVAFPKVFRSTEHRFCMWHIMKKMPDKVCRDLPPDSDFLQKICKAVWSEEIEPSEFEERWAKVISEFKLENHDWLLQIYEKREMWIPAYFRDLFLCGIMRTTSRSESENNFYTKFTNPHLTLVEFYMRFESALDAQRHTQGENDNSSKHKHPECKTRSAIEKFASEVYTTTVFYEFQDEVESTLFSCICLCKSFERQGIPSRHMVWVWKAKHIQKIPDAYVLNRWSIMACKKPIFDLEGNELEQCVQDVDRKRLLNDLWSEIHSCVSLAQGNELTLSALVDNLRSLRLDLESQSSIVDGLSGSVSSKAQDIELLIGASVPSEILIKPPKVSKNKGTGVHVQGSGSDKRLKSDKEKAIEQSQKKKRLCKGCKKLGYHDIRNCPEKQK, encoded by the exons ATGGCAA AATATCAGCAATTGTCGAAG GTTAATTGTgctctgtttttattttttatggctTCTGCTGAAGTTGATATGTTATCTCATGTTTCTAGTTCATCAGTTACTCAATCAG TTGGAATTATTATTAATGAACCATCAAGTTCTTCTATTGGTACTCCTAGAGTGTTTACTTCATTGAGTCCTGGTGGTACTAGAGAATGGATTCCCTCTTGTTCCGAGGAGTTAAAACCTATTGTCGGAATGAATTTTAAAGATCCCGAGGAAGGTTTATCCTTTTATAAAGCTTATGCTACTGCTTCAGGTTTCACTTCTAGAAAAATTACTACTACAAGAAGGAAGAAGACTGGTGTAATGGCGTTCCAGTATGTTGTATGTAATAAAGAAGGTTTTAAGGCGTCTCGTAAGCCTGTTGTGGAAGCTGTTGAAGATAAATCAGACAAGGCTCGTTCTACACGAAGGCGAATGCTTACTCGTGTTGGTTGTGCTCAAATGTGTATGAAAAACATTAATGGATCATATGTTGTGACATACTTCAAAGAAGAACATAATCATCCTCTATACACTCCTGGTTGTGCCAAATTTCATAAGCATGGGAGGAAAATGAGTATTTTGCATAAGAAGATTATTATTGATAATTCAAAG GTTAACATTGGTCCAGTGAAGTCTTTTAGAATAATGAAGGAGTTAACTGGATCATATGACAATGTTGGTGCATCTAAGCAAGATTTCAAAAAATTTCAGAGAGATTTGAAGGCATTAATTGAAGGATCTGATGCACAAATGTTTATCAATAATTTTCAGAATAAAAAGTTATTATGGAGTGCGTTTTTTTATGATTATGAGTTAGATGAAGAAGATCAACTCTGTAGAGCTTTTTGGGCAGATCCTATTTGTAGAAAGAATTATGCTCTTTTTGGAGATATGGTTTCATTTGATACTACCTTTTCAACAAATAG GTACAATATGATATTTGGGCCGTTTACTGGAGTTGATCACCATAAAAAGTGTATTACCTTTGCTGCTGCTCTTATATCTAATGAGGATATAGTGTCTTTTGAGTGGGTTTTTAAAACATTTGTGAAGGCAATGGGAGGTAATGAGCCTCTCTGTTTGATTACTGATGAAGATCCTGCAATGAAAGTTGCCTTTCCCAAAGTCTTTCGTTCTACAGAGCATCGGTTTTGCATGTGGCATATTATGAAAAAGATGCCTGATAAAGTGTGTCGTGATCTTCCACCAGATTCTGACTTTCTACAAAAGATTTGCAAAGCTGTTTGGAGTGAAGAGATTGAACCGTCTGAGTTTGAAGAGAGGTGGGCTAAGGTTATTAGtgaatttaagttggaaaaccATGACTGGTTGTTGCAAATTTATGAGAAGCGTGAAATGTGGATTCCGGCTTATTTTAGGGATTTATTTTTGTGTGGTATTATGCGAACCACATCAAGGTCAGAGAGTGAGAATAACTTTTATACTAAGTTTACTAATCCACATCTTACCCTTGTTGAGTTTTACATGAGATTCGAAAGTGCTTTGGATGCTCAACGCCATACTCAAGGTGAAAATGATAATTCTTCTAAACATAAACATCCTGAATGCAAAACACGTTCTGCCATAGAGAAATTTGCTTCTGAAGTTTACACGACAACTGTTTTTTATGAGTTTCAAGACGAGGTTGAATCAACTCTTTTCTCTTGCAT TTGTTTATGCAAGTCATTTGAAAGGCAAGGGATTCCTTCTAGGCATATGGTTTGGGTTTGGAAGGCAAAACATATTCAAAAAATTCCCGATGCTTATGTGCTTAACCGGTGGAGTATAATGGCATGTAAGAAGCCGATTTTTGATTTAGAAGGGAATGAGTTGGAGCAATGTGTTCAAGATGTAGATAGGAAGAGATTGTTGAATGATTTGTGGAGTGAAATTCATTCTTGTGTGAGTTTGGCTCAAGGGAATGAATTGACACTAAGTGCTCTTGTGGATAATCTACGATCATTGAGGTTAGATTTGGAATCTCAAAGTAGTATTGTTGATGGATTGAGTGGTAGTGTTTCTAGCAAAGCTCAAGATATTGAATTGCTTATTGGAGCTAGTGTTCCTAGTGAAATTTTGATCAAACCGCCTAAAGTATCAAAGAACAAAGGAACCGGGGTTCATGTTCAAGGTAGTGGAAGTGATAAACGGTTGAAGAGTGATAAAGAAAAAGCTATTGAACAAAGTCAAAAGAAGAAGAGGTTGTGTAAAGGTTGTAAGAAGTTGGGTTACCATGATATTCGTAATTGTCCCGAAAAACAAAAGTAA
- the LOC130463410 gene encoding uncharacterized protein, translating to MEELDKLMANAWNMYHEQKANENKNQRTPTEAQIHETVDLPEYFNTPRLDIPTPKFRLRTPSPEPEIPSNSEIPSNSEIRKPAKESASNETPETTRIEIAKYTSFNLLSPVREKGREKRNVDRLPLNLRSPFMIENESKFKNVEEGYRRVAEYAFVEGDITEILYYDTVTTITREDIHTLAAKEHLVNNIIDAYSYILNMENKRRGVGKTNRFFFSTQIYLTLCTKTYFNAKDTQEERMEFLFRRMETEMNHAGVDSFKNIQLLRGFAKIFCHIDKIQSTEYVESFKTRTIKMPWRSLSNKNDCGVFLMRHMQTYEAEDAEKWECGLEKDNIEILQKLRVEYCGKILSSKLNDEHHAISMKSRKWKKEMRID from the exons ATGGAGGAGTTGGATAAGTTAATGGCAAATGCATGGAATATGTATCATGAGCAAAAGGCCAATGAAAACAAGAATCAAAGAACTCCAACTGAAGCACAGATACATGAAACAGTGGATCTTCCAGAGTATTTCAATACTCCAAGGCTAGACATACCAACTCCAAAGTTCAGATTAAGAACCCCAAGCCCAGAACCTGAAATTCCTTCCAACTCTGAAATTCCTTCAAACTCTGAAATCAGGAAGCCTGCCAAGGAATCTGCATCAAATGAAACACCAGAAACCACAAGGATTGAAATTGCAAAATACACAAGCTTCAACTTACTAtcgcctgttag GGAAAAAGGAAGGGAAAAAAGGAATGTGGATAGACTTCCATTGAACTTAAGGTCTCCTTTCAtgattgaaaatgaaagcaaattCAAGAATGTTGAAGAAGGGTATAGGAGGGTGGCAGAGTATGCATTTGTTGAAGGAGATATAAC GGAGATCTTGTATTATGACACCGTCACCACAATCACTAGAGAAGATATACATACTCTGGCAGCTAAGGAACATCTCGTGAACAACATTATTGATGCTTATTCATATATCCTAAACATGGAAAACAAAAGGAGGGGTGTAGGGAAAACAAACAGATTCTTTTTCTCCACACAAATTTAC CTTACACTATGCACAAAGACGTATTTCAATGCAAAGGATACACAAGAAGAGAGAATGGAATTTCTGTTTAGAAGGATGGAAACAGAGATGAATCATGCAGGAGTGGACAGCTTCAAAAATATACAACTG TTGAGGGGGTTTGCAAAAATTTTCTGCCATATCGACAAGATTCAAAGCACAGAGTATGTGGAATCATTTAAAACTCGGACAATTAAAATGCCATGGAGAAGCTTAAGCAACAAGAATGATTGTGGAGTGTTTTTGATGAGGCACATGCAGACATATGAGGCAGAAGATGCAGAAAAATGGGAATGTGGACTTGAGAAAGACAAT ATTGAAATACTACAAAAACTGAGGGTAGAATATTGTGGGAAAATATTATCATCAAAGCTGAATGACGAGCatcatgcaatttcaatgaAGTCGAGGAAATGGAAGAAAGAGATGAGAATAGATTAG